A stretch of Pseudomonas sp. 7SR1 DNA encodes these proteins:
- a CDS encoding OprD family porin, whose protein sequence is MKLSSSALLALAISSVTATAYAESQSQAVTPVTLKTTSAQSEATGFIEGQSVTGTTRNWYANEQFKRGTKLTYRKNGEARETDRRINWVQGTIVKYNSGFTEGTVGFSTELAAYNAIALDQDRKDLASNNGGAPTTRPGAGNNRTLTREGGDAVGQWSKLGLANVKARVSNTTLTAGRQNFSSPMVDVIGNRALPSSFQGVSLHSEEFENLAFDIATFDRNSPRTEQSQRKFRSEYGDSSVETDHVNTAGITYQPLASLKTSLWATEAEDMWNQYYFGATHELGDSSVLSLTTGLNYYKTVDSGKSKLGEIDNDTYSLSFGLTHQAHSLTFSYQEVNGNEYFDYLHETNGIYLANSLLSDFNGPNEKSFQIAYGLNMAEYGVPGLKFNIYQARGWGIDGTHYNSTGYSDVRAMDGEHHYEYGIGASYAVQSGPLKATAIRATYTAHRASENQADGSLNEFRLVTTIPFNIL, encoded by the coding sequence ATGAAATTAAGCAGCAGCGCGTTACTGGCCCTGGCCATCAGCAGCGTTACCGCGACCGCCTATGCGGAGTCGCAGAGCCAGGCGGTCACTCCCGTGACCCTCAAGACCACCAGCGCGCAAAGTGAAGCCACTGGTTTCATCGAAGGGCAATCGGTGACCGGCACTACCCGTAACTGGTATGCCAACGAGCAGTTCAAGCGCGGTACGAAACTCACCTATCGCAAGAACGGCGAAGCCCGTGAGACCGACCGCCGCATCAACTGGGTACAAGGCACCATCGTCAAGTACAACTCCGGTTTCACCGAAGGTACCGTGGGCTTCAGCACCGAATTGGCGGCCTACAACGCCATCGCCCTGGACCAGGACCGCAAGGACCTGGCGTCCAACAACGGCGGTGCCCCGACCACCCGTCCTGGCGCCGGCAACAACCGTACGCTGACCCGTGAAGGCGGCGACGCCGTCGGCCAATGGAGCAAACTGGGCCTGGCCAACGTCAAGGCGCGCGTTTCCAATACCACCCTGACCGCCGGCCGCCAGAACTTCAGCAGCCCGATGGTCGACGTCATCGGCAACCGTGCACTGCCCTCCAGCTTCCAGGGTGTGAGCCTGCACAGTGAAGAGTTCGAGAACCTGGCTTTCGATATCGCCACCTTCGACCGTAACTCGCCACGTACCGAACAGAGCCAGCGCAAGTTCCGCTCCGAATACGGCGACAGCAGTGTCGAGACCGATCACGTCAACACCGCCGGTATCACCTACCAGCCACTGGCCAGCCTGAAGACCAGTCTCTGGGCAACCGAAGCCGAGGACATGTGGAACCAGTACTACTTTGGCGCCACCCATGAGCTGGGGGACAGCTCGGTGCTGAGCCTGACCACCGGCCTGAACTACTACAAGACCGTGGACTCGGGCAAAAGCAAGCTGGGCGAGATCGACAACGACACCTACTCCCTGTCGTTCGGACTGACCCACCAGGCCCACAGCCTGACGTTCTCCTACCAGGAAGTGAACGGCAACGAGTACTTCGACTACCTGCACGAGACCAACGGCATCTACCTGGCCAACTCCCTGCTGTCGGACTTCAACGGCCCGAACGAGAAATCCTTCCAGATCGCCTACGGCCTGAACATGGCCGAGTACGGCGTGCCTGGCCTGAAGTTCAACATCTACCAGGCGCGCGGCTGGGGTATCGACGGTACCCACTACAACAGCACCGGATATAGCGATGTGCGGGCGATGGACGGTGAACACCACTACGAATACGGCATCGGCGCGTCCTATGCCGTGCAGAGCGGCCCTCTGAAAGCCACTGCTATCCGAGCGACCTATACTGCCCACCGCGCCAGTGAAAACCAGGCCGACGGCAGCCTCAACGAGTTCCGCCTGGTCACCACCATCCCGTTCAACATTCTGTAA
- a CDS encoding ABC transporter substrate-binding protein, whose product MNMIPLRAAIAAALLSVAVGATAKPLVVCTEASPEGFDMVQYTTAVTADAVAETIFNRLADFKPGTTEVIPALAESWDISDDGLTYTFHLRKGVKFHTTEYFKPTRDMNADDVVWSFQRQLDPNHPWHKLSSVGFPYFESMGFKELLKSVEKVDEHTVKFSLTRREAPFLADIAMAFSSIYPAEYADQLLKSGKTGDLNSKPVGTGPFVFQRYNKDAQVRFKANPDYFRGKPPADALVLAIATDNNVRLQKLKANECQVALYPKPDDIPSIKKDPNLKVDELDAMTVSYVAMNTQHKYLSDVRVRKAIDIAFDKEAYVNALFGKGNATVGVNPYPPTLLGFNHELKNPPRDLDKARQLLKEAGVPEGTVLTLFTRNGGGPTNPNPMLGAQMMQADLAKIGLKVDIRVMEWGEMLKRAKNGEHDMVSAGWAGDNGDPDNFLTPMLSCEAAKNGENYARWCNEKFQALIDQARATVNPEERIKLYEQAQVIFNQDQPWISMAHTRMFTAMRKNVEGYSISPLTTNNFATTQVK is encoded by the coding sequence ATGAACATGATTCCCCTACGCGCAGCCATCGCCGCCGCGTTGCTGAGTGTCGCCGTTGGCGCCACGGCCAAGCCCCTCGTGGTTTGCACAGAAGCCAGCCCGGAAGGCTTCGACATGGTCCAGTACACGACTGCAGTCACTGCCGACGCCGTGGCAGAAACCATTTTCAACCGCCTGGCCGACTTCAAGCCCGGCACCACCGAAGTGATTCCGGCCCTGGCCGAATCCTGGGACATCAGTGACGATGGCCTGACGTACACCTTCCACCTGCGCAAGGGCGTCAAGTTCCACACCACCGAATACTTCAAGCCGACCCGCGACATGAACGCCGACGACGTGGTCTGGAGTTTCCAGCGCCAGCTGGACCCGAACCACCCGTGGCACAAGCTGTCGAGCGTGGGCTTCCCCTACTTTGAAAGCATGGGTTTCAAAGAGCTGCTCAAAAGCGTCGAGAAAGTCGACGAACACACGGTCAAGTTCAGCCTGACCCGTCGCGAAGCGCCGTTCCTGGCCGACATCGCCATGGCCTTCTCCTCGATCTACCCGGCCGAATACGCCGACCAGCTGCTCAAGTCCGGCAAGACCGGCGATCTCAACAGCAAGCCGGTGGGCACCGGGCCGTTCGTCTTCCAGCGCTACAACAAGGATGCCCAGGTACGCTTCAAGGCCAACCCGGATTATTTCCGCGGCAAGCCGCCGGCCGATGCCCTGGTACTGGCCATCGCCACCGACAACAACGTCCGCCTGCAGAAACTCAAGGCCAACGAATGCCAGGTCGCGCTGTATCCCAAGCCCGATGACATTCCAAGCATCAAGAAAGACCCCAACCTGAAAGTCGATGAACTGGACGCCATGACCGTGTCCTACGTTGCCATGAACACCCAGCACAAGTACCTGAGCGACGTCCGGGTCCGCAAGGCCATCGACATCGCCTTCGACAAGGAAGCCTACGTCAATGCCCTGTTCGGCAAAGGCAACGCCACCGTCGGCGTCAACCCGTACCCGCCGACACTGCTGGGCTTCAATCATGAGCTGAAGAACCCGCCGCGGGACCTGGACAAGGCCCGCCAGTTGCTCAAGGAAGCCGGCGTGCCGGAAGGCACCGTGCTGACCCTGTTCACCCGCAACGGCGGCGGCCCGACCAACCCCAACCCGATGCTCGGCGCACAGATGATGCAGGCCGACCTGGCCAAGATCGGGCTCAAGGTGGACATCCGTGTGATGGAATGGGGCGAAATGCTCAAGCGCGCGAAAAACGGCGAGCACGATATGGTGTCCGCCGGATGGGCGGGCGACAACGGCGACCCGGATAACTTCCTGACGCCTATGCTCAGTTGCGAGGCGGCCAAGAACGGCGAAAACTACGCCCGCTGGTGCAACGAGAAATTCCAGGCGCTGATCGACCAGGCCCGCGCCACAGTGAACCCCGAAGAGCGGATCAAGCTCTATGAACAGGCCCAGGTGATTTTCAACCAGGACCAGCCATGGATCAGCATGGCCCACACCCGGATGTTCACGGCAATGCGCAAGAACGTAGAGGGCTACTCCATTAGCCCGCTCACCACCAATAACTTCGCCACCACCCAGGTGAAGTAG
- a CDS encoding ABC transporter permease subunit has product MFSFIARRLGLLIPTFFGITLLTFALIRMIPGDPVEVMMGERRVDPEMHAQAMERLGLNKPLYAQYLDYIGKLAHGDLGESLRTRESVWTEFSSLFPATLELSMAALLFAGILGLLAGVIAALKRGSLFDHGVMGVSLAGYSMPIFWWGLILIMFFSVSLGWTPVSGRIDLLYDIEPKTGFMLIDTLLADEPGAFLDALHHLILPAIVLGTIPLAVIARMTRSSMLEVLREDYIRTARAKGLSPARVVFVHGLRNALIPVLTVVGLQVGTLLAGAVLTETIFSWPGIGKWLIEAIGARDYPVVQNGILLIACLVILVNFVVDILYGFANPRIRHQR; this is encoded by the coding sequence ATGTTTAGTTTTATTGCCCGCCGACTGGGATTATTGATCCCCACGTTCTTCGGCATCACCTTGCTGACCTTCGCGTTGATTCGCATGATCCCCGGCGACCCCGTGGAAGTGATGATGGGCGAACGTCGGGTCGATCCCGAAATGCATGCTCAGGCAATGGAACGCCTTGGCCTGAACAAGCCGCTGTACGCCCAGTACCTGGACTACATCGGCAAACTGGCCCACGGCGATCTCGGCGAATCGCTGCGCACCCGTGAAAGCGTATGGACCGAGTTCAGCTCCCTGTTTCCCGCGACCCTGGAACTGTCCATGGCCGCCCTGTTGTTCGCCGGTATCCTGGGCCTGCTGGCCGGGGTGATCGCGGCACTCAAGCGAGGGTCCCTGTTCGACCATGGGGTGATGGGCGTCTCCCTGGCGGGTTATTCCATGCCGATCTTCTGGTGGGGCCTGATCCTGATCATGTTCTTCTCGGTGTCCCTGGGCTGGACCCCGGTGTCCGGACGGATCGACCTGCTCTACGACATCGAGCCGAAAACCGGCTTCATGCTGATCGACACCTTGCTGGCCGATGAGCCGGGCGCCTTCCTCGATGCCTTGCACCACCTGATCCTGCCGGCCATCGTGCTGGGCACCATTCCGCTGGCGGTGATCGCCCGGATGACCCGCTCCTCGATGCTGGAAGTGCTGCGCGAGGACTACATCCGTACCGCCCGGGCCAAAGGCCTTTCGCCGGCGCGCGTGGTATTCGTCCACGGCCTGCGCAACGCGCTGATCCCGGTACTGACCGTGGTCGGCCTGCAAGTCGGCACCCTGCTGGCCGGCGCGGTCCTGACCGAAACGATCTTCTCCTGGCCGGGCATCGGCAAGTGGCTGATCGAAGCCATCGGCGCCCGGGATTATCCCGTGGTGCAGAACGGCATCCTGTTAATCGCCTGCCTGGTGATTCTGGTCAACTTCGTCGTGGACATCCTCTACGGCTTTGCCAACCCACGTATCCGTCACCAGCGCTGA
- a CDS encoding ABC transporter permease subunit, whose translation MSTPTTSVAVDQSLLYPSPYKEFWQAFSRNKGAVAGLMFMILVVFCAIFAPWVAPHDPSEQYRDFLLTPPAWLEGGQIQFLLGTDELGRDLLSRLIQGSRLSLLIGLSSVVMSLIPGILLGLFAGFFPRVLGPTIMRLMDIMLALPSLLLAVAIVAILGPGLINTVIAIAIVSLPSYVRLTRAAVMGELNRDYVTAARLAGAGLPRLMFITVLPNCMAPLIVQATLSFSSAILDAAALGFLGLGVQPPTPEWGTMLASARDYIERAWWVVSLPGLTILLSVLAINLMGDGLRDALDPKLKNAA comes from the coding sequence ATGAGTACTCCAACTACCTCGGTAGCAGTCGATCAAAGCCTGCTGTACCCGTCCCCCTACAAAGAGTTCTGGCAGGCGTTTTCCCGCAACAAGGGCGCCGTGGCCGGGCTGATGTTCATGATCCTGGTGGTGTTCTGCGCGATCTTCGCGCCTTGGGTCGCCCCCCATGACCCGAGCGAGCAGTACCGCGACTTCCTGCTGACTCCGCCGGCCTGGCTCGAAGGCGGGCAGATCCAGTTCCTGCTGGGCACCGACGAACTGGGTCGCGACCTGCTGTCGCGCCTGATCCAGGGTTCGCGCCTGTCGCTGCTGATCGGTTTGTCGTCGGTGGTGATGTCGCTGATCCCGGGCATCCTGCTGGGGCTGTTCGCCGGGTTCTTCCCGCGGGTCCTCGGCCCGACCATCATGCGCCTGATGGACATCATGCTGGCCCTGCCTTCGCTGCTGCTGGCCGTGGCCATCGTCGCCATCCTCGGCCCAGGCCTGATCAACACCGTGATCGCCATCGCCATCGTTTCCCTGCCGTCCTACGTGCGCCTGACCCGCGCCGCGGTGATGGGCGAACTGAACCGCGACTACGTGACCGCCGCACGCCTGGCCGGCGCCGGCCTGCCGCGCCTGATGTTCATCACCGTGCTGCCCAACTGCATGGCGCCGCTGATCGTCCAGGCCACCCTGAGCTTCTCCTCGGCGATCCTCGACGCCGCCGCCCTGGGCTTCCTCGGCCTTGGCGTCCAGCCGCCCACCCCGGAGTGGGGCACCATGCTGGCTTCGGCCCGCGACTACATCGAACGCGCCTGGTGGGTGGTGAGCCTGCCCGGTTTGACCATTTTGCTCAGCGTGCTGGCAATCAACCTGATGGGCGACGGCCTGCGCGATGCGCTGGACCCGAAACTCAAGAATGCCGCCTGA
- a CDS encoding ABC transporter ATP-binding protein encodes MSLLEIKNLNVRFGDANAVPVVDGLDLTVEKGEVLAIVGESGSGKSVTMMALMGLIDHPGIVTADALNFDGKNMLKLNSRQRRQIVGKDLAMVFQDPMTALNPSYTVGFQIEEVLRLHLKMTGKAARKRAIELLEKVEIPGAANRMDAYPHQLSGGMSQRVAIAMAIAGEPKLLIADEPTTALDVTIQAQIMDLLLALQKEQNMGLVLITHDLAVVAETAQRVCVMYAGQAVEVGKVPQLFDIPAHPYSEALLAAIPEHSMGAERLATLPGIVPGRYDRPQGCLLSPRCPYVQDNCRQQRPALDPKTNSLARCFYPLNQEVA; translated from the coding sequence ATGTCACTGCTAGAAATCAAGAATCTCAACGTCCGCTTCGGCGATGCCAACGCCGTTCCAGTGGTCGACGGCCTGGACCTGACCGTGGAAAAGGGTGAAGTGCTGGCCATCGTCGGCGAGTCGGGATCCGGCAAGTCCGTGACCATGATGGCGTTGATGGGTCTGATCGATCATCCCGGTATCGTCACGGCCGACGCGCTGAACTTCGACGGCAAGAACATGCTCAAGCTCAACAGCCGCCAGCGTCGGCAGATTGTCGGCAAGGACCTGGCGATGGTGTTCCAGGACCCGATGACCGCGCTCAACCCCAGCTATACCGTGGGTTTCCAGATCGAGGAAGTGCTGCGCCTGCACCTGAAGATGACCGGCAAGGCGGCCCGCAAGCGCGCCATCGAACTGCTGGAAAAAGTCGAGATCCCCGGCGCCGCCAACCGCATGGACGCCTACCCTCACCAACTGTCCGGTGGCATGAGCCAGCGCGTGGCGATTGCCATGGCCATCGCCGGCGAACCGAAGCTGCTGATCGCCGACGAACCCACCACCGCCCTGGACGTGACCATCCAGGCCCAGATCATGGACCTGCTGCTGGCGTTGCAGAAAGAGCAGAACATGGGTCTCGTGCTGATTACCCACGACCTAGCCGTGGTGGCCGAAACCGCCCAGCGCGTGTGCGTGATGTATGCCGGGCAGGCCGTGGAAGTGGGCAAGGTCCCGCAGTTGTTCGACATTCCCGCCCACCCGTACAGCGAAGCGTTGCTGGCGGCGATTCCGGAACACAGCATGGGTGCCGAGCGCCTGGCCACACTGCCGGGCATCGTCCCCGGTCGCTACGACCGTCCCCAGGGCTGCCTGCTGTCGCCGCGCTGTCCGTACGTGCAGGATAACTGCCGCCAGCAACGTCCCGCCCTCGACCCGAAAACCAACAGCCTCGCCCGCTGCTTCTACCCGTTGAACCAGGAGGTGGCGTGA
- a CDS encoding peptide ABC transporter ATP-binding protein, producing MAVVLTARDLTRHYEVSRGMFKGHATVRALNGVSFELEAGKTLAVVGESGCGKSTLARALTLIEEPTAGSLKIAGQEVAGANKAERKQLRKDVQMVFQSPYASLNPRQKIGDQLAEPLLINTSLSASERREKVQAMMKQVGLRPEHYQRYPHMFSGGQRQRIALARAMMLQPKVLVADEPTSALDVSIQAQVLNLFMDLQQEFNTAYVFISHNLAVVQHVADDVMVMYLGRPVEMGPKEAIYSRPLHPYTQALLSATPTIHPDPNKPKIKIVGELPNPLNPPPGCAFHKRCPYATERCKTEEPALRLLDNRQVACHYAEQFLGGAA from the coding sequence ATGGCCGTCGTACTTACCGCCCGTGACCTGACCCGTCACTACGAAGTGTCCCGCGGCATGTTCAAGGGCCACGCCACCGTGCGCGCCCTCAATGGCGTGTCGTTCGAACTGGAGGCCGGCAAGACCCTGGCCGTGGTGGGCGAATCCGGTTGCGGCAAATCCACCCTCGCCCGGGCCCTGACGCTGATCGAGGAGCCGACCGCCGGTTCCCTGAAAATCGCCGGGCAGGAAGTGGCCGGCGCCAACAAGGCCGAGCGCAAGCAGTTGCGCAAGGACGTGCAGATGGTGTTCCAGAGCCCCTATGCGTCCCTCAACCCACGGCAGAAGATCGGCGATCAACTGGCCGAGCCGTTGTTGATCAACACCAGCCTGTCGGCTTCCGAACGGCGGGAAAAAGTCCAGGCGATGATGAAGCAGGTGGGACTGCGCCCCGAGCATTACCAGCGCTATCCGCACATGTTCTCCGGCGGCCAGCGCCAGCGCATCGCCCTGGCCCGCGCCATGATGCTGCAGCCCAAGGTACTGGTGGCGGACGAACCGACTTCGGCCCTGGACGTTTCGATCCAGGCCCAGGTGCTGAACCTGTTCATGGACCTGCAGCAGGAATTCAACACCGCCTATGTGTTCATTTCCCACAACCTGGCGGTGGTGCAGCACGTCGCTGACGATGTGATGGTGATGTACCTCGGCCGTCCGGTGGAAATGGGCCCCAAGGAAGCCATCTACAGCCGCCCGCTGCACCCGTATACCCAGGCGCTGCTGTCGGCTACCCCGACCATCCATCCGGACCCGAACAAGCCGAAGATCAAGATCGTCGGCGAGCTGCCCAACCCGCTCAACCCGCCACCCGGCTGCGCCTTCCACAAGCGCTGCCCTTACGCCACCGAGCGCTGCAAGACCGAAGAGCCGGCCCTGCGCCTGCTGGATAACCGTCAGGTAGCGTGTCACTACGCCGAGCAGTTCCTCGGCGGTGCGGCATAA
- the dctM gene encoding C4-dicarboxylate TRAP transporter large permease protein DctM, with product MTIAFLFVALFVLMFIGVPIAISLGLAGSLTIIFFSPDSVRSLAIKLFETSEHYTLLAIPFFLLAGAFMTTGGVARRLIDFANACVGHIRGGLAIAAVLACMLFAALSGSSPATVAAVGSIAIAGMVRSGYPQAFGAGIVCNAGTLGILIPPSIVMVVYAAATETSVGKLFMAGVVPGLLLGFALMVAIYIVAVKKNLPAMPRATLREWLSTARQAIWGLLLMVIILGGIYSGMFTPTEAAAVAAVYSAFIALFVYKDLSFRETPKVLLESAKLSIMLMFIIANAMLFAHVLTTEQLPQQITAWVLDAGLTPVTFLLVVNIVLLIAGAFMEPSAIILILAPILFPIAMKLGIDPIHLGIIMVVNLEIGLITPPVGLNLFVTSAVTGMSLPATIRAAMPWLMILLAFLVLITYVPWISLVLPNWMGMS from the coding sequence ATGACCATTGCCTTCCTGTTCGTGGCGCTGTTCGTGCTGATGTTCATCGGCGTGCCCATTGCGATTTCGTTGGGGTTGGCCGGTTCGCTGACCATCATCTTCTTCAGCCCCGACTCGGTGCGTTCGCTGGCGATCAAGCTGTTCGAAACGTCCGAACACTATACGTTGCTGGCGATTCCATTCTTCCTGCTGGCGGGTGCGTTCATGACCACGGGCGGCGTGGCACGAAGGCTGATCGATTTCGCCAACGCCTGCGTCGGACATATCCGTGGCGGGCTGGCGATCGCGGCGGTGCTGGCGTGCATGCTGTTTGCGGCACTCTCGGGCTCCAGCCCGGCAACCGTGGCGGCGGTTGGCTCCATCGCCATTGCGGGGATGGTGCGCTCGGGTTATCCACAGGCGTTTGGGGCGGGCATCGTGTGCAATGCTGGCACCCTGGGGATATTGATCCCGCCATCGATCGTCATGGTGGTCTATGCCGCCGCGACAGAAACGTCGGTGGGCAAGCTGTTCATGGCCGGTGTCGTCCCAGGCCTGCTGCTGGGGTTTGCATTGATGGTGGCGATCTACATCGTCGCGGTGAAGAAAAACCTGCCGGCCATGCCCAGGGCGACACTGCGGGAGTGGCTGAGCACCGCGCGCCAGGCGATCTGGGGCCTGTTGCTGATGGTCATCATTCTTGGCGGGATCTATTCAGGAATGTTCACACCGACCGAGGCGGCCGCCGTGGCTGCGGTGTACTCGGCGTTCATCGCATTGTTCGTCTACAAGGACCTCTCGTTCCGCGAGACGCCCAAGGTGCTGCTGGAATCGGCCAAGTTGAGCATCATGTTGATGTTCATCATCGCCAACGCCATGCTCTTCGCTCATGTGCTGACCACCGAGCAATTGCCGCAGCAAATCACCGCGTGGGTGCTCGATGCCGGCCTGACCCCCGTGACGTTCCTGCTGGTGGTGAACATCGTGCTGCTGATTGCCGGTGCGTTCATGGAGCCTTCGGCGATCATCCTGATCCTGGCACCGATCCTGTTTCCCATCGCCATGAAGCTGGGCATAGATCCGATCCACCTGGGCATCATCATGGTCGTGAACCTGGAAATCGGCTTGATCACGCCGCCGGTGGGGCTGAATCTGTTCGTCACGTCGGCCGTGACCGGCATGTCCCTGCCCGCCACCATTCGGGCGGCCATGCCCTGGTTGATGATTCTGCTGGCGTTCCTGGTCCTGATTACCTATGTGCCGTGGATTTCCCTGGTGCTGCCTAACTGGATGGGCATGAGCTGA
- a CDS encoding TRAP transporter small permease → MNALRRTWEHFEEGFIAFLLAAMTLVTFVYVVLNNLYSVFYSLGDRWPGASELLFATGDSIMAMAQAMTWSTSLTKALFGWLIFFGLSYGVRTAGHIGVDALVKLASKPVQRFIGVIACLCCLAYAGLLAVASFEWINTLMIAQIGAEDLGHFGIMQWHIGLIVPVGFALVFIRFAEILVRILGNRQTGLGLADEAAEAVKLTEHEEDRP, encoded by the coding sequence ATGAACGCCCTTCGGCGCACCTGGGAACATTTCGAGGAAGGGTTCATCGCCTTCCTCCTCGCCGCCATGACGCTGGTTACCTTCGTCTATGTGGTGCTCAACAATCTCTACAGCGTCTTCTACAGCCTGGGTGACCGTTGGCCGGGCGCCAGTGAGCTGCTGTTCGCCACGGGCGATTCCATCATGGCCATGGCTCAGGCCATGACCTGGAGCACGTCCCTGACCAAGGCACTGTTTGGTTGGCTGATTTTTTTCGGGCTGTCCTACGGTGTCCGCACCGCCGGGCACATCGGTGTCGATGCGTTGGTGAAACTGGCCAGCAAGCCGGTGCAACGCTTCATCGGTGTCATCGCTTGCCTGTGCTGCCTCGCTTACGCCGGGTTGCTGGCGGTGGCGAGCTTCGAATGGATCAACACCCTGATGATTGCCCAGATCGGCGCCGAGGACCTGGGCCATTTCGGCATCATGCAATGGCACATCGGCCTGATCGTGCCGGTCGGCTTCGCCCTGGTGTTCATCCGGTTCGCCGAAATTCTTGTCCGGATCCTGGGTAATCGCCAGACGGGCCTGGGCCTGGCCGATGAAGCGGCCGAAGCCGTCAAGCTGACCGAACACGAGGAAGACAGACCATGA
- a CDS encoding TRAP transporter substrate-binding protein → MFKPVWKALVCMLALSALSTVMAADPVVIKFSHVVAEQTPKGQGALMFKKLVEERLPGKVKVEVYPNSSLFGDGKEMEALLLGDVQMIAPSLAKFEQYTKTVQLFDLPFLFDDIAAVDRFQLSPEGQKLLKSMESKNITGLAYWHNGMKQLSANKPLREPKDARGLKFRVQASAVLEEQFKAVNANPRKMSFAEVYQGLQTGVVNGAENPYSNIYSQKMHEVQKYITESNHGLLDYMLITNTKFWNDLPADIRTELDKILVEVTAHVNKEAAQLNEHDKQRILDAKTTEIITLTPQERNAWRDKMKPVWKKFESDIGADLIKAAEASNKAQ, encoded by the coding sequence ATGTTCAAACCTGTATGGAAAGCGCTCGTCTGCATGTTGGCCCTCAGTGCGTTGAGCACGGTCATGGCCGCAGATCCGGTGGTCATCAAGTTTTCCCATGTGGTCGCCGAGCAGACGCCCAAAGGCCAAGGCGCGCTGATGTTCAAGAAACTCGTGGAAGAGCGGCTGCCAGGCAAGGTGAAGGTGGAGGTCTACCCCAACTCCTCGCTGTTCGGCGACGGCAAGGAAATGGAAGCCCTGCTGTTGGGGGACGTGCAGATGATTGCGCCCTCGCTGGCCAAGTTCGAGCAGTACACCAAGACGGTGCAGTTGTTCGACCTGCCGTTCCTGTTCGATGACATTGCCGCGGTGGACCGTTTTCAGTTGAGCCCCGAGGGGCAGAAGTTGCTCAAGTCCATGGAGAGCAAGAACATCACGGGTCTGGCTTATTGGCACAACGGGATGAAACAGTTGTCGGCCAACAAACCGCTGCGCGAACCCAAGGATGCGCGTGGCCTGAAATTCAGGGTACAGGCTTCGGCTGTTCTGGAGGAGCAGTTCAAGGCCGTCAATGCCAACCCGCGCAAGATGAGTTTTGCCGAGGTGTACCAAGGGTTGCAGACCGGTGTGGTCAACGGTGCGGAAAACCCGTACTCGAACATCTACAGCCAGAAAATGCATGAAGTGCAGAAGTACATCACCGAGTCCAACCACGGCTTACTCGACTACATGCTGATCACCAACACCAAGTTCTGGAACGACCTGCCGGCTGACATCCGCACTGAGCTGGACAAGATCCTGGTCGAAGTCACTGCCCACGTGAACAAGGAAGCGGCGCAACTGAACGAGCACGACAAGCAGCGCATCCTCGACGCCAAGACCACCGAGATCATTACGCTCACCCCGCAAGAGCGCAACGCATGGCGCGACAAGATGAAGCCGGTGTGGAAAAAGTTCGAAAGCGATATCGGCGCTGACCTGATCAAGGCGGCCGAAGCCTCCAACAAGGCCCAGTGA